The sequence CTCAGATCGAGGCCCTTGCAGTACTCGGCCCGGTCGGCGCCCATCAGGCAGTGCGTCATCACGCGCGGCACGCCGTCGTCGCACAGGGGCTTGTTGGCCTCGCAGGTGCGGTGCCACGTGAGCACCTCGGTGACGCAGCCCTCGGTGTCGAGGGTCGGGGCGACCGCGTCCATCTGCGCGAGCGCGGTGGCGAAGTGGCGCTCGGACACGGTGTAGCGCCAGTACGCCAGCACGCCGAGCACGATCGCCAGCGCTGCGATCGAGCCTGCAACCAGGCGCAGACTCGGTCCAGAGCGGTCGTACTCGGCCGGGGTCGGCACGGCCGGGAAGCTACGCCCCGGTCGCCGAACGGTCAACGTTACAACCCGCACGCGACGAGGGCGGGACGGCCGCCATCCGGCAATACCGCAGCGACCACGCGCACGCGCGCACGACGGGATCGGCGAGGCGTGGGCGCGATTCGGTCAGCCGGGCCACGCAGTGGCGGGCCCGAGATCGTGCACCTGCGCGAAGCCGGCCTGCCGCAACCGCTGGGCCGCCAGACGACTGCGCATGCCGCTGCGGCAGTAGACCACGATCGGACGTCCGCGCGCGCCGTTGGCCTCGAGGTCCTGGGACAGGCGCGGCAGCGGCATGTTCTGGGCCCCTTCGATGTGGCCCTGCGCGAACTCCTGCGGTGAGCGCACGTCGACCAGCAAGGCCCCGGCGCGCACCAACTCGCGCGCCTCTCGCGGGCGCACGCGGCCGCGTCGCATCCACAGGCGGAACATCATCCACGCGAGGGCGAACCCCGCGATCATGAACAACAGGCGCATGGCGTCCGCGAAGCTGCCACAGCGTCGCCGCGAATGCACGCGCGGATCGTTCGCCCATGCGGGCTCACCACCCCGGTGGCTGCGTGTCGCCGGTGCGCACGAGCTCGGCTGGTGCCGCGGCGGCGGCCGGGACGGGCGTGGCCGCGCTGGCCAGGGCCGCGTGGGCGAGCGCGGCGTTCGAGGCCGATGCGTGGTCCAGGCTCACCGGCCCCGACATCGACTCGAGCGACGACGACGGCGGCACGATCGGGTACGCCGCGCTCACGTCGGGCGCCGCGCGCCCCGCTTCGCCCGAGCGTGCGAGCGCACGACGGTACGC is a genomic window of Deltaproteobacteria bacterium containing:
- a CDS encoding rhodanese-like domain-containing protein; the encoded protein is MRRGRVRPREARELVRAGALLVDVRSPQEFAQGHIEGAQNMPLPRLSQDLEANGARGRPIVVYCRSGMRSRLAAQRLRQAGFAQVHDLGPATAWPG